DNA from uncultured Campylobacter sp.:
GACCGCCTAGCCGATAAGTAAATATCGCTACCATCAGCGCAAAACGGTTTAACGGATACGGAAATGACCGCGATAATGACCGCTTTAACAAACCCTAAGCCCTAAGCGGTTAAAATGGCTCATAGGATTTTAAAACAAGGCTAGGATATGCAAACTCTAACCATACGAGCAGACGAAACGCTAATAAGCCAAATAGTGGCGATAAGTAAAGCGTTGGCGGATACGACTAATCAAAAGTTGATTATCGACGACGGTTACGCAGATGAGCTAAACGCGCGAGCCGATGAAGCACTACAAGGCAAAGGGCTAATAGATGAAGTCCAGGCGCGCGAGATGATAGAGCAGATAAAAGACGGCGGATATGCGCGTAAGATTTCATAATCGCTTTTTTGACGAGCTTAACGCAATAAAAGAGTTTATCGCAAAGGATAGCGCAAGCAGAGCTAACGGTTTTGTCGATGAGGTCTTTAGCAAGTGCTTAGATTTAAAAGATATGCCCGTAGCTCATAGACCTAGCCAAAAAGTAAAAAAGAGTAATGCGAGAGATTTAATATTTAAAGGCTACGTTATCCCATATCTAATAGCCGATAGCGAGATTTTGATTTTGGGGATTTACGGCTCGAACGAGTGGCAAGCGTGAAACAAATAAAAACGGTTTTTGTTTCACAAACGAAGCTTAATTAAGTTTCGAGCTAAAAAAGCCGTGAAACATCTCAATTCTTAAGAAAATTTGGCCGTTTAAGCGTTTTAAACTTAAAAACGGCGAATGCTTAAATAGCAAAGTGCCTATTTTAGGGCATACCTACGCTTTTGTATTGAAAACCAAACTTTTCATTACCAATTTTTTACCGCCGGTTAGCTTAAACTTTTTAACAATTACATAAAATGATACGACCGTGTTTTTAAGTGTGTAAAAATTGGCTTTATTCTCTAGAGAAGTGCGCTGAATACGATATTTAAAGCTAAATATCGAACAACCTCGCTTCCACCATTTATTTTAGTCTATATGACATTCATGCGCCAAATGCCCTTAACTTCGAGCAAGGCGGCTAAAATATCTCCCTAAATTTAATCAAACTCGCCCGTAAGCTACGAGCTAAATTTTAGTATAATACCCCAAATTTAACTAGGCGGAAGCGATGATAAACGACGAATTTTACATGTCTCTAGCTATAAAAAAGGCTTGGGAGTTTCAAATTTTAACCTACCCAAACCCTGCCGTCGGTTGTGCGGTTTTAGATGCCGGCGGCAAACTGCTCTCGGTAGCCGCGCATAAAAAGGCGGGCTTTTTACACGCCGAGCCAAGCGCGATTTTATTGGCGCTCTGCCAAAAGTGCGAGGCGTTTTTGAGCGATTTTTTACGCGAGTATCATGCGGCCTTGGGCGTCAAATTTGAAAGCGCCGAAGAGCTTGAAAATGCGGACTTGGAGCCAAATTTCACGTATGAATACATCCTACAAAATCACGGCGATCTGCTAAAAGGCGCCAAGGCCTACGTGACACTTGAGCCCTGCGCTCACCGCGGCAAAACTCCGCCATGCGCCGAGCTTTTAAGACATCTAAAATTTGCCGAAGTCGTTATCGCTAGAAGCGACGAAAACGTCGTGGCTAGCGGCGGCGCGCATATCTTGCAAAGCGGCGGCGTAGTGGTCAAATTTGGCGTGCTACGGCACGAAGCGGACGAGCTGGTAGAGCCGTTTCTGGCGTGGCAGAAGGGGAATTTTAGCTTTTTTAAGCTCGCTCTTAGCGCAAACGGCGTCGCAGTAGGCACCGCGCAGAGCAAAATCATCTCAAATCTAGCCAGCCGCACCCACTCTCACCGCCTTCGCAGCGCGGCCGAGCTACTAGTTATCGGCGGCGCCACCGTCCGCGCCGACCGCCCGAGGCTCGATACCAGACTGATAGAGGACGGTAAAAACCCAAACGTGATGATCTACTCGCGCGAGCGCGAGTTTGACGCTTCTATACCGCTTTTTGGCGTGGCTGGTAGGAGCGTGCGCGTAACAAGCGATATAAACGAAGCTTTTGCACCGCGTTTAACGATGTTTGAGGGCGGCGAAAACGCGCTAAAAGCCCTAGACGAGCACGTAAAATGGCTATTACTCTACCGCTCGAGCGAGCTTTTGGACGCGCCCGCGGCGAGGCTAAATTTAAAACTCAAACCGCTATTTCACGGCGAGCTTGGCGGCGACGTTTACGGGTGGTATAAATTTGAGCGGAGTTTATAAATTCGTTTCAAAATTTTGGTTACGGGCGGCATCTTATAAGACGAGGAGATTTATATGCGATTGAGTTTTAGTAAAAGTCTTGGCGGCGGCTTTGGGATTTATTCAAGTCAAAGCTTTGGGGCAAAAAAGATGACGCAGGCGCAGATAGCCGCAGCTAAAAAGGAACAATTTTTAAAAAACGCAGCTCAAGTCTCCCAATTTTGCCTAGGCGATTTTTTGCAAAGGTGCGGATACGACGTAAAAACGGTAACATACGTCTCAAGTTGCGATTTTGGATTAAATAGTTCCGATTTTTTCAAAATAAGCGAAAATAGCGCGTCGTTTGATAGGCTCGTAGAGATACAAAAAGAAATAGGCACCGAAATCCAAAAGATAAATTTTTCAGGAGCGCTATCTGCTAAAAGGCGCGAACGGCTGACTGATTTGGCATTTGAAATTAGCGATATACTAGGCAGGGCCTGCGCCAAAATTAATCCCAATGATGCCATCTTGCAGACTGTAGCTCAAAAACGCCAAAAGAGCTATGAGGATATTAAAAGCGAGCGCAATAAAGCCGTTATGTCGCCGTTTAAAAAATAATTTTCGGCATCGCCTTTGGGATCAGCGGATTTTTGGCTTTTGCTGGCGCGATAGCGCTTGCGTCAAACCATACAAGCTTGCTTGAGTTTATTGCGGTGTTTGTCTTGTTTTTTATGCCGCTAGTGGTTACGTTTATCTTATATAAAAAGCAAACGGCAAAACCTAAAATTTAAGATATAGCTAGCGCCCGTATTTTGCGTACGGTAGATTACGTAAATATTTAAAAACTCGACTACGCCGACTTTTTAACGAAACATTTTATAAATTTGCGCTATGATTTTGTAAATTTAAAGGAGAAAAATGAAAGAGATAACGCTAAACGGAGCGAAATTTAAAGTCGCGGCAAACACAATGGACGAGCTAAAAAACGAGGCTCTGGGCGATAAAAACGGCGAGATGTATAAATTTCTAGCCGAATTTAACGCGAGCGAGCCTGATATCTTTATCCTAGACGGCTTTGCGACGAAGGAAAATTTGGAGCTAAAAGACGGCTCAAACGTCGTATTTATCAGGCGCGGCGCGATGCCTGGGCGAGAAGTGCTAAAAGCTATGATCGCCTCTAGAAACAGCCCCGAGCTAAACGCGGCTCTAGCTAGCGGCTGCGTGGGCGTGGCGGGACTTGGCGGTCTTGGCTCAAATATCGCGCTAAGCTTAGCGCGCACGGGAGTCGCCAAGCTCGTGCTGGCCGACTTTGACGTAGTGGAGCCTAGCAACCTAAACCGCCAGCAGTACTTCGTCCGCCACATCGGTATGAAAAAGACGGACGCCCTAAAAGAGCTCATCGCCGAGGTAAATCCATTCGTAGAGGTTATGACGCATGACGTGACGCTAACTGCTACCAACGTCGCCGAGATTTTCGCGCCGTGCAGCGTCATCTGCGAGGCCTTTGACAACGTCGCGGGCAAGGCGATGATGGTAAACGAGGCGGGCGCGAGCCTGCGGGATAAAAAGATCGTCGGCGCGTCGGGCATGGCGGGGTACTTTAGCTCAAATCTCATAAAAACGGTCAAATTCGCGCGAAACGTTTATCTGTGCGGCGATCTGCAAAATGCCGCAGGCGTAGGGCAGGGGCTCATGGCCGCACGCGTGGCGATCTGCGCAAATCACGAGGCAAACCTTGCTATCAGGCTTTTGATGGGACTTGAGGAGGTTTAGTTTTTCGTTAGTTTTATTTGCGCAGGCGGAGTTTGGGAAACCGACCTCTAGCTTTACTTTTGCCGTTTTACGGTTTTTGTGCGTTTTAGAGGCTGCCCGCGCGGCAAAACAGGCCGGTAAATTTAGCCAGGCCGTCTTGGGTTAATAGTCGGCGCCGTCCGTACGCGATTTTTGGGCTAAAATTTAAAAACTAAAAAAACTAAATTCGCTTTTCTTAAGCGGTTTTTGCGAAGGCTAAATTTAGGCAAGCGCCCTTAAATGGTATGCGCGTCGTTCGTGCGCTAAATTTAAATTTTACCGATTTTTGCTAACTCGCCTAAAATTTTAGAGAGTTATAAGCCGTGCTTACAAGTTACGTTTATATGGGCCTGATTTATTTTAGCTTGTGCCGCTTTGATTTTTACTTTATTTTGCCGTGCTGTACGTATCGTTTGAAGCGCGCGAAAGGGGCGGATGATTCGTACCTGCTGTTTAGTAAGTTCGGCTTTTTAAGGATCGGTCTTGAGTTTACTTTTTAAATTTACTGTAAATCCGGCGTCCAGGCGTAAAAACCGACCTGGATAAAATTTATAATCCCGGCCAAAAGCCGTTTTAGCCGGGATTAGAGAGCTATTTTCCGGCCGTTAGCATCGTCTTTAGTATGCGCTTACCGACCTCGACTCCCGGCTGATCGTAGGTGTTTATGCCTAGCATTATGCCAGTAGCCGACGTGAGAAGCTCAAAATAATAAATCAAAAATCCCGCGCTCGCCTCGTCTAGCCGCTCAAGCTCGATGACGTCCACGCTGATGCCTTCTTGCACGAGCGCATGCATGGTGGCGCTACACTGGGCGTTGATTAGCTCGCTCAAATTTAGCCCGTTTACGAAGTCGCAGCCCTCAAGGCCGTTTAGGCTAATGCTCGGTATCGCCGTGTTTACGCCAGCTGCGGCTACCTTGATGAAGCTTACCGTTTTGTCCTTCACACCGTCCATGATGAGCTGCAAAAAGCTGTGCTGATCGCGCGAGCCGATGAGTCCGACGGGCGTGAGTCCGTAGCGTTTGTAGCCCTTTTTCTTGCCCAGGCTCTCCGCCCACAGCTGCACGTACCAGTCGTTAAACTCCAAAAATCTATCGCCGTAGCTAAATATCACGTTGATCTTGGCATTTTTGTGCGTCGCGTAGTGGTAGGCTTTTTGTAGCAGCGTATCGTCGCCGTCCTCTAAAAAACGCTTTTTACACGCACGCGCGCCCTCTAGCAGCGCCGCCGTGTCGTATCCGCATAGCATCAGCGGTACCAGACCGATCGCGCTAAGCACGCTAAATCTGCCGCCGACGTTTTTAGGGATATTAAAAAATTTGATGCCGTTTTGCTTGGCGTAGGCCTCTAGCGGCGAGGCGGGGTCTGTTATGACGATAAAATTTGCGCTCAAATTTGAGGGCTTAAAGCGCTCTAAAATGCACTTAAATAGCGTGATCGTCTCGATCGTGGTGCCCGATTTTGACGAGATGATAAAAAGCGTTTCGTCAAATTTGACGCTTTCGCAAACTTGCTCGAAGCTAAAGGCGTCGACGTTATCGAGAAAATAAAGCTCTCGCTCGCGGCTCCTTTTTGCGCCAGATAACATCGTTTTTAGCGCCTTGACGCCCAGGCTGCTACCGCCGATGCCTACTAGCACTACGCTTTTTACGTGTACGAGCGTCGTTTCAAATTCGGCGATTTGGCTTAGTAAATTTGCGCTGATTTCGGGCAAGTGATAGTAGCCGATCTCGCCGCCTTTTAGCTCGTCGTTCATGCGTTTGGCGTAGGAGCCGATCGCGCTTAGCGGCGTACGCTCGAAAAATAGCTCATTTTTTAGCATTTTTGCCTAGCTCGTAGAAGAAATTGGTTGCCTGCACGAAGCCCTCGACGCTACCACAGTCAAAGCGCTTGCCTTTAAATTTATACGCCAGCACCATGCCGTCTTTGGCTTGCTCTTTTAGCGCGTCGGTGATCTGCACTTCGCCGTTTTTGCCGGGCTTGGTGCGCTCTAGGATTGTGAAAATATCGGGCGTCAGGATGTAGCGGCCGATGACTGCTAGGTTGCTCGGAGCTTCCTTGGGATCGGGTTTTTCGACCATGTCGCTAACCATGAGCAAATCATCCTCGATCGCGCGGCCCGTGACGATGCCGTAGTTTTTGCTCTGCTCGATCGGCACTTCCATAACCGCAACGATGCTGCAGCGGTACTTCTCGTATATTTTTACCATTTGAGATAGCACGCCTTCGCCCTCTTCGTTGATGCACAGATCATCGGCCAGCACCACACCAAAAGGCTCGTCTCGCACGAGGACTTTGCCCGTGTGGATGGCGTTGCCTAGGCCTCTCATGCTCTCTTGGCGCGTGAATGAAAACGTGCAGCGCGCCATTAGCTCTCTGATTTCGGTTAGCAGGTGTTCTTTGTTCGTGCCAGAGATTTGATGCTCTAGCTCGTAGCTGATATCAAAATAATCCTCTAGCGCGCGTTTGCCGCGACCGGTTATAAACGCCATGTTTTTCATGCCGGCTTCTAGCGCCTCGTCCACGCCGTAGTGGATCAGTGGTTTTGTGAGGATCGGCAGCATCTCTTTTGGCAGCGATTTGGTCGCAGGCAAAAATCTCGTGCCGTAGCCCGCAGCCGGAAATAAACAAGTTTGTATCATGATTTTCCTTTTGATTTTTTAGGGGATTATAGCGAGTTTTGGCTTATTTGGAGTATCAAGGGCGGTTTTGGGCGGTCAAATTTGACTAAATTTAAATTTTGCCGGCCAAGACCCTAGTCTTGAAAACGCGAAATTTAACGCCATCAAATTTAAAAACCAAATTTAGCGACTTAAAATTGCGGGTCTGGGTGTGTAAAATTTAAATTAAAGCTAAAAATAAGGCGCAAATTTATGAGTTTAAAATGCGCCGAATTTATCTAGCAAATTTGACCGCCGGAGGGCGGCAATTTATATCCCTCTAAACGCCGCCTTTGCGTTTTCTAGGTCGTTTGCGTCAGGGTGGGTTGCAGCTCTAGTCCATCTAGCTTCGCGCTCCGGAGTTACGGCGTAGCGCGGGTCGTTAGGAGCTGCTTCGCCCATTTTGCGTAGTTGCTCGATGACTTTTGGATCGATCGCGCCTTGGCAGTAAAACTCGCGTAAAATTTCATTTTCGCCCTCGCGTAGCACGACTTTTGCTTTTTCTAGGCAGTTCATCGCGTGCTCGTGCTCGGGATCCATGCCTAGCGTCATAAATACGCCCGTTTTTTTGCCCTTTATCTCGCGCAAAAAGCGTTTAAATTTAGGCTCGGCGTCGCCCTTATCGACGTAAAATCCAAGCGCGATAAAGTCGTAACCGTCCAAATTTAGGTGCAGATCCTCGGTAAATTTGATCGCCTCGCAGCCAAGCTCGTTTGCGATGGCAAGACCGACTTTCTCGGTATTTCCAGTCGCGCTCGTGTAAATAACTATTTTTTTCATTCAAAGTCCTTTTGTGAGATATTTGCTACTTCGGTGCCGATCGACATACCCCAAAATACGCCGTCGGTCGTGTAGTTTAAAAAGCCGTTTTCTATGTGCATATAGCCTTTGCTTTCGCATTTTTTGAAAAACTCCATTAGCGCGCTAAAGGTCTCATCGCTAACTAGGCTTTTTACTTGCGCGAGGTCGATTTTTGGGTACATAAAGAGGCTTTTTAGCCGTGCTTCGGCGCGCTGTTTATCGTCTACTTTGTTTATCATGCGCATTTTTTCTTTGGCGTTATAGATGTCGTAGTAGCCTAGCCTTCCGCCAGAGCCTCTACCTAGCGGCAGGATATCGGCGCCCTCGTGGCTTAGGCGGATATACTGATAGCGGTCGCGGCCTATGCGGTTAAATTTGGTATGCTCTAGCACCTCGTAGTTGCCAGTACCTAGCAGCTTTTCAAAGAAAGCGTTGTGCAGCTTGTGCTCGTAGTTCACGTCGTAGTAGTCCTGCGACACCGTCTTTGCAAGCTCTGATTTCTCAAAAAGCTGAAGCGAATAAAAGCTCGTGCTGTCGATCTTTAGCTCGTCTACTAGGCGGGCGTCTTCTAGCACTTCGTCTATCGTTTGCTCAGGGTAGTTAAAGATAACGTCCGTGCAAACCATGCCGCTAAAATTTTGCCTGATCATTTTTAGGTGCTCTATCGCGCCTTTTTTGTCGTGGACGCGGTTTAGCAGTTTGCGACCTTTGTCCGAAAAGGTCTGCACGCCGATGCTAAAGCGGTTTACGCCTAGGCTTTCTAGTAGGCGTACTTTGCTCAAATTTAGATTATGCAGCGTAGTTTCTAGACTAAATTCGCAGTCGTCCGAGATATTAAAATTTAATCGCAGAGCCGTGATAACCGGTTCTAGGTGCTTTTCTTTTAGTATCGTTGGAGTTCCGCCGCCAAAATAGACGCTACGGATATTTTTAGCTTGCAGATACGGAAATTTGCCGTATTTCCTGGTCTCGCCCAGCAGATACTGCGTGTAGCTGTCTAGCTCGTCTTCCAGCTTTGTGCGGTTCATCGAGCAAAACGAGCAGATATTGTCGCAAAAAGGCACGTGGATATAGATCACGCCGTCCTTTTGCGCGGGTAGCTCCTCGTTTAGAAATTTCTCGACCTCGGCGTTAGTCGCCATTTTTATTTTTTTGGGACGCGTCGGTCCGGCGTGCCCCTTTTGCCTGGTTTCAAACATTTCGCGCCGCCGCTAGTTTTCCATACTATTTACTATATTTATGACTTCATCGCGCAGGCTCTCGACCGTTAGCTCGGCTTTTTTCTCAAACGGCACGAACACCTCGCCCTCGTCGCAGGCGATATACATGCCGTCCTCGGTGATATCGGTCATCTTGGCGTTTTGCGGGTTTTTAAAGCCGCCGAATCTCGCGCACATATCCTCGGTGATGCCGATGAAGTTATCGTTCATCATGCCTAGCGCCATCTCTTTGGCTTCTCTTGCTTCTTCGTCCAGCTTCATATTATCTCCTTAGTTAAAAATGATATTTGTTATTTTAACCGTTTGAAGCTGAATTTTAGCCCTTGATAAGCGCGATTTGCCCGTTTTTTATCTCATAAATTTTATCCGCCGCGTCAAAATACGCATCGTCGTGGCTGATCGCAAAAATCGTGTATCCTTGCGCCTTTAGCTCAGGCAAAAACTCTACGTAAAAGTGCCGCCTAAACTCTGGGTCTTGATCGGCCGCCCACTCGTCAAGGATTAAAAATTTACGTTTTTCAAGTAGCGCCGCGACCATAGCGAGGCGTTTTTTCTGGCCTTGGGAGAGATTTAGCGTGCTAAAATTTCCGTCTTTGACGCTTACTTTATTTTCTATCGACATCTTTTTTAGCAGCCGCTCTATCAGCGCTTCATCCTCACTCATCGCTTCGTCGAAGAGATAAAAGTCGCTAAACACCGCGCTAATCGTGTTTGCGTAGCTTTTTAAATTTGACTCGGTGATTTTGGTATCGTCTGCGAACATCTCGCCGCTTTTTGGCGCTAAAAGCCCGGCTAGGATCATAAATAGCGTGCTTTTGCCGCTGCCGTTTTTGCCGATCAAAAATACCGTCTCGCCGCGTCTGATCTCTAAATTTATATCCTTTAGCGCAAATTCGCTCCCCTCGTCGTAGGCGAAATTTATATCCTTTAGGCGCAGTTTTTGCCAAATTTGCGGAGCCGTTTCGCCTAGCGTAAATTCAGGCTCAAAGGGTGCTAGGTCTAGCTTTTTTAGCCGCTCGTAAGCGATACGCGCGCGAAATACGCTAGGCACCGAGTAAAGCAGCATCATGAGAGGCGCTCGCAAAAAAAGTATCGCTAGCGCAACCGTGATCGCGTCTTGCAGGCTTGCAGCGTCATAGGCTAGGCAAAAATATATCTCGATACCCACGGCGCCTAGAGCTACCGCGTTTAGCCAGTTACTCATAAAGGATTGATGTATCTCGGCTTTTACGATATTTTCGCGCAGGCTTTTTGCGTTTGGGATAAAGCGGTCCCAAAAAAGCCGCTTCGCGCGGGCTAAATTTAAGCTAAGCTCCCTATGCCCTTCGATACAGGTCTCATAGTCGCGGTACAGCTCGTCCTCGCACTTGCGGTATCGCTCGAAGTATTTGTGGATATTTTTTATGAAGTATCGGCAAATCCACGTCGCAGCGCCCATCCAAAGCGCCAAAAACGCAAAAATCTCGGCCGAGATATAAAGCACGTAAGCGCCGGTCGCGCCGATGATAAGCACGCCTTGGATGATGCTTGGCACCTGCATAAAGCCGTCGGTTAGGCTTCGCACGTCGCTTGAGAGCGAGGCGATCAAATTTGACTTGCCCGCGGCTACGATTTTTTGATTTGCGGTATCTAGGATCCTTTTTATCG
Protein-coding regions in this window:
- a CDS encoding type II toxin-antitoxin system RelE/ParE family toxin, whose protein sequence is MRVRFHNRFFDELNAIKEFIAKDSASRANGFVDEVFSKCLDLKDMPVAHRPSQKVKKSNARDLIFKGYVIPYLIADSEILILGIYGSNEWQA
- the ribD gene encoding bifunctional diaminohydroxyphosphoribosylaminopyrimidine deaminase/5-amino-6-(5-phosphoribosylamino)uracil reductase RibD — its product is MINDEFYMSLAIKKAWEFQILTYPNPAVGCAVLDAGGKLLSVAAHKKAGFLHAEPSAILLALCQKCEAFLSDFLREYHAALGVKFESAEELENADLEPNFTYEYILQNHGDLLKGAKAYVTLEPCAHRGKTPPCAELLRHLKFAEVVIARSDENVVASGGAHILQSGGVVVKFGVLRHEADELVEPFLAWQKGNFSFFKLALSANGVAVGTAQSKIISNLASRTHSHRLRSAAELLVIGGATVRADRPRLDTRLIEDGKNPNVMIYSREREFDASIPLFGVAGRSVRVTSDINEAFAPRLTMFEGGENALKALDEHVKWLLLYRSSELLDAPAARLNLKLKPLFHGELGGDVYGWYKFERSL
- the thiF gene encoding sulfur carrier protein ThiS adenylyltransferase ThiF, with amino-acid sequence MKEITLNGAKFKVAANTMDELKNEALGDKNGEMYKFLAEFNASEPDIFILDGFATKENLELKDGSNVVFIRRGAMPGREVLKAMIASRNSPELNAALASGCVGVAGLGGLGSNIALSLARTGVAKLVLADFDVVEPSNLNRQQYFVRHIGMKKTDALKELIAEVNPFVEVMTHDVTLTATNVAEIFAPCSVICEAFDNVAGKAMMVNEAGASLRDKKIVGASGMAGYFSSNLIKTVKFARNVYLCGDLQNAAGVGQGLMAARVAICANHEANLAIRLLMGLEEV
- a CDS encoding glucose-6-phosphate isomerase; this translates as MLKNELFFERTPLSAIGSYAKRMNDELKGGEIGYYHLPEISANLLSQIAEFETTLVHVKSVVLVGIGGSSLGVKALKTMLSGAKRSRERELYFLDNVDAFSFEQVCESVKFDETLFIISSKSGTTIETITLFKCILERFKPSNLSANFIVITDPASPLEAYAKQNGIKFFNIPKNVGGRFSVLSAIGLVPLMLCGYDTAALLEGARACKKRFLEDGDDTLLQKAYHYATHKNAKINVIFSYGDRFLEFNDWYVQLWAESLGKKKGYKRYGLTPVGLIGSRDQHSFLQLIMDGVKDKTVSFIKVAAAGVNTAIPSISLNGLEGCDFVNGLNLSELINAQCSATMHALVQEGISVDVIELERLDEASAGFLIYYFELLTSATGIMLGINTYDQPGVEVGKRILKTMLTAGK
- the galU gene encoding UTP--glucose-1-phosphate uridylyltransferase GalU, yielding MIQTCLFPAAGYGTRFLPATKSLPKEMLPILTKPLIHYGVDEALEAGMKNMAFITGRGKRALEDYFDISYELEHQISGTNKEHLLTEIRELMARCTFSFTRQESMRGLGNAIHTGKVLVRDEPFGVVLADDLCINEEGEGVLSQMVKIYEKYRCSIVAVMEVPIEQSKNYGIVTGRAIEDDLLMVSDMVEKPDPKEAPSNLAVIGRYILTPDIFTILERTKPGKNGEVQITDALKEQAKDGMVLAYKFKGKRFDCGSVEGFVQATNFFYELGKNAKK
- a CDS encoding flavodoxin family protein, whose product is MKKIVIYTSATGNTEKVGLAIANELGCEAIKFTEDLHLNLDGYDFIALGFYVDKGDAEPKFKRFLREIKGKKTGVFMTLGMDPEHEHAMNCLEKAKVVLREGENEILREFYCQGAIDPKVIEQLRKMGEAAPNDPRYAVTPEREARWTRAATHPDANDLENAKAAFRGI
- a CDS encoding radical SAM protein, with the protein product MFETRQKGHAGPTRPKKIKMATNAEVEKFLNEELPAQKDGVIYIHVPFCDNICSFCSMNRTKLEDELDSYTQYLLGETRKYGKFPYLQAKNIRSVYFGGGTPTILKEKHLEPVITALRLNFNISDDCEFSLETTLHNLNLSKVRLLESLGVNRFSIGVQTFSDKGRKLLNRVHDKKGAIEHLKMIRQNFSGMVCTDVIFNYPEQTIDEVLEDARLVDELKIDSTSFYSLQLFEKSELAKTVSQDYYDVNYEHKLHNAFFEKLLGTGNYEVLEHTKFNRIGRDRYQYIRLSHEGADILPLGRGSGGRLGYYDIYNAKEKMRMINKVDDKQRAEARLKSLFMYPKIDLAQVKSLVSDETFSALMEFFKKCESKGYMHIENGFLNYTTDGVFWGMSIGTEVANISQKDFE
- a CDS encoding DUF2470 domain-containing protein — encoded protein: MKLDEEAREAKEMALGMMNDNFIGITEDMCARFGGFKNPQNAKMTDITEDGMYIACDEGEVFVPFEKKAELTVESLRDEVINIVNSMEN
- a CDS encoding cyclic peptide export ABC transporter — its product is MFKKISKKTLWQIIAMIVSSAVFSDSGILILAFINKYLLNLKEQDAQILLAFFALLILFLGFSVLSRIALSVIGNDFVYELRTKTIKRILDTANQKIVAAGKSNLIASLSSDVRSLTDGFMQVPSIIQGVLIIGATGAYVLYISAEIFAFLALWMGAATWICRYFIKNIHKYFERYRKCEDELYRDYETCIEGHRELSLNLARAKRLFWDRFIPNAKSLRENIVKAEIHQSFMSNWLNAVALGAVGIEIYFCLAYDAASLQDAITVALAILFLRAPLMMLLYSVPSVFRARIAYERLKKLDLAPFEPEFTLGETAPQIWQKLRLKDINFAYDEGSEFALKDINLEIRRGETVFLIGKNGSGKSTLFMILAGLLAPKSGEMFADDTKITESNLKSYANTISAVFSDFYLFDEAMSEDEALIERLLKKMSIENKVSVKDGNFSTLNLSQGQKKRLAMVAALLEKRKFLILDEWAADQDPEFRRHFYVEFLPELKAQGYTIFAISHDDAYFDAADKIYEIKNGQIALIKG